One segment of Lepus europaeus isolate LE1 chromosome 16, mLepTim1.pri, whole genome shotgun sequence DNA contains the following:
- the LOC133775060 gene encoding disintegrin and metalloproteinase domain-containing protein 29-like, with protein sequence MRFLLLLNWLGVILSFSGHIQAEQPPNHNLPEVVIPLKVTGSARGKKSLGRLSYSLRFGGQRYIVHMKVKKFLLSKHLSVFTYTDQGALLEDQPFVHKNCYYHGFVEGDPESLVALSTCFGGFKGMLYINNMAYEIMPIAFSTTFEHLVYKMESKETRSRTMTSGIIPDEIIGQDIDHSTLEQSAYVGWWVHFRIVEIVLVIDNSLYTRYERNDSKLLDDLYVVSNVADSIYDVFGIKLMLFSMEIWSNQNMIEVDDVRNSVNTFCNWKHLNIYYRKKHDFAMLFINKNLRGLSGLGLVGGICVPYKSCGVVTFFERSLSHCAIAMAHHIGHSFGMTHDNYATCVCGKPKCIMHFDNPPTPKFSNCSYTQFWYYTAERTTCLLEHEYTTDIFNWTRCGNGAIEEQEQCDCGTLQRCQKDPCCMPNCTLTQGSSCASGLCCKNCQFLPLGSVCRKETNLCDLPEWCNGTSHKCPDDVYVEDGIPCNVTSYCYEKRCSDRTLQCKSIFGEEAKNANLTCYKEVNIKGNRFGHCGIKGVTYKKCNTSDVLCGRIQCENVPEIPQLSDHTTVHWTHFNEVTCWSTDYHYGMNTPDIGEVKDGTECGPEHLCVHRQCVHISILDSNCSPAFCNQRGICNNKHHCHCNYLWDPPNCLIKGYGGSIDSGPPPRRKKEKKFCYLCLILVVLLIIFLCCLCCLCMKRNKGKKGKKKPESAPVTPKASIFELFTRTPNFQCLLSNTYIGVLNLRSRVSVLQSSNLYELQLPSLYVIICIMIVYYIFDYFS encoded by the coding sequence ATGAGGTTCCTACTCCTGCTAAACTGGCTTGGGGTGATTCTGTCCTTTTCTGGACACATCCAGGCGGAGCAGCCCCCAAATCACAACCTCCCAGAGGTGGTCATTCCTTTGAAAGTAACTGGCAGTGCCAGAGGCAAAAAGTCTCTAGGCAGGCTCTCCTATAGCCTGCGCTTTGGGGGCCAAAGATACATTGTCCACATGAAGGTCAAGAAGTTTTTGCTGTCTAAACACCTCTCAGTGTTCACCTATACAGACCAGGGTGCTCTCTTAGAGGACCAGCCTTTTGTGCACAAGAACTGCTATTATCACGGTTTTGTGGAGGGGGATCCAGAATCCCTGGTTGCTCTCAGTACCTGCTTTGGAGGCTTTAAAGGAATGTTATACATAAACAACATGGCTTATGAAATCATGCCCATAGCATTTTCTACCACATTTGAACATCTGGTATATAAGATGGAAAGTAAGGAAACACGATCCCGTACAATGACATCTGGCATTATACCAGATGAAATAATAGGTCAAGATATTGATCATTCCACTCTGGAGCAAAGTGCTTATGTGGGCTGGTGGGTCCACTTTAGGATAGTTGAAATTGTATTGGTGATCGATAATTCTCTATACACTCGTTATGAAAGGAATGACTCAAAGTTGTTGGATGATCTATATGTGGTTTCAAATGTAGCAGATTCCATTTATGATGTATTTGGCATTAAGTTGATGCTGTTTTCTATGGAGATCTGGAGTAACCAGAATATGATTGAAGTTGATGATGTAAGAAATTCCGTTAACACCTTTTGTAATTGGAAACATCTAAATATATATTACCGGAAAAAACACGATTTTGCAATGCTtttcataaacaaaaatttaagagGATTAAGTGGTCTAGGTTTAGTTGGAGGAATATGTGTACCATATAAGAGCTGTGGAGTTGTTACTTTCTTTGAAAGAAGCTTGTCACATTGTGCAATCGCAATGGCTCACCACATAGGTCACAGTTTCGGCATGACCCATGATAATTATGCAACATGTGTATGTGGGAAGCCTAAATGTATAATGCATTTTGATAACCCACCAACACCTAAATTTAGCAATTGCAGTTATACTCAATTTTGGTATTACACTGCAGAAAGGACAACGTGCTTGCTGGAACATGAGTATACAACAGATATCTTTAACTGGACACGTTGTGGGAATGGCGCTATTGAAGAACAAGAGCAATGTGACTGTGGAACTTTACAGCGTTGTCAAAAAGATCCCTGTTGTATGCCAAATTGTACTTTAACTCAAGGATCTAGTTGTGCTTCTGGACTTTGTTGCAAAAACTGCCAGTTCTTACCATTAGGGTCTGTGTGTCGAAAGGAGACCAATCTATGTGATCTTCCAGAGTGGTGTAATGGAACGTCTCATAAGTGCCCAGATGATGTGTATGTAGAAGATGGAATTCCCTGTAATGTCACATCGTATTGCTATGAAAAAAGGTGTAGTGACCGCACTTTACAGTGTAAGAGTATTTTTGGAGAGGAGGCAAAAAATGCAAATCTAACTTGTTACAAAGAAGTGAACATCAAAGGAAACCGTTTTGGACACTGTGGTATCAAGGGTGTTACATATAAAAAATGCAATACTTCAGATGTTTTGTGTGGAAGAATTCAGTGTGAGAATGTGCCAGAAATTCCACAGTTGAGTGATCATACTACTGTGCATTGGACTCACTTCAATGAAGTAACCTGCTGGAGTACCGATTATCATTATGGAATGAATACACCTGATATCGGTGAAGTGAAGGATGGCACAGAGTGTGGTCCAGAGCATCTCTGTGTCCACAGGCAGTGTGTCCACATATCCATCCTGGATAGTAATTGCTCACCTGCATTCTGTAACCAGAGGGGCATCTGCAACAATAAACATCACTGTCACTGCAACTATTTGTGGGATCCACCCAACTGCCTGATAAAAGGATATGGTGGTAGTATTGACAGTGGTCCACCcccaagaagaaagaaagagaagaagtttTGTTATCTGTGCTTAATTTTGGTTGttcttttgattattttcttatGTTGCCTTTGTTGTCTTTGTATgaaaaggaacaaaggaaaaaaaggaaagaaaaaacctGAGAGTGCCCCTGTAACACCAAAAGCATCA